A region of Methanomassiliicoccus sp. DNA encodes the following proteins:
- the radA gene encoding DNA repair and recombination protein RadA gives MPANSIEELPGVGPATAEKLRDAGYVDLMAIAVESPKVLSEVAEIGESTAVKIIAAAKQAADVGGFETGDLILERRRNIHKLTSCSKAFDELMGGGLETQSITEFFGEFGSGKTQMCFQLAVNAGRPVEDGGLDGNVFIIDTENTFRPERIVQMAAALDMDPEETLKKIHVARAFNSHHQMLLVEKAQDLAHDLNVRLMIVDSLTAHFRAEYVGRGALAERQQNLNKHMHDLLRFADLNNAVIAVTNQVSAKPDAFFGDPTRPIGGHIVGHAATYRLYLRKSKGGKRIARLIDSPNLPEAEAVISVGEEGVRD, from the coding sequence TTGCCCGCAAACAGCATAGAAGAGTTGCCTGGAGTAGGACCCGCAACTGCAGAGAAGCTGCGTGATGCCGGCTATGTCGACCTGATGGCTATAGCAGTGGAATCCCCCAAGGTGCTATCTGAGGTAGCAGAGATAGGGGAGAGCACAGCGGTGAAGATCATCGCAGCAGCCAAGCAGGCCGCGGACGTCGGAGGGTTTGAGACCGGAGACCTGATATTGGAGAGAAGGAGGAACATCCACAAGCTGACCTCCTGTTCGAAGGCCTTCGATGAGCTGATGGGGGGAGGTCTGGAGACCCAGTCCATCACCGAGTTCTTCGGTGAGTTCGGAAGTGGGAAGACCCAGATGTGCTTCCAGCTGGCCGTGAACGCCGGCCGTCCGGTGGAGGATGGAGGCCTTGACGGCAACGTGTTCATAATCGATACCGAGAACACCTTCCGCCCAGAGAGGATCGTCCAGATGGCAGCTGCCCTGGACATGGATCCAGAGGAGACGTTGAAGAAGATCCATGTGGCGAGAGCGTTCAACTCCCATCACCAGATGCTACTGGTGGAGAAGGCGCAGGACCTTGCCCACGATCTCAACGTGCGGCTGATGATAGTCGACTCGCTTACAGCCCACTTCCGTGCGGAGTATGTTGGAAGGGGGGCACTGGCCGAGAGGCAGCAGAACCTTAACAAGCACATGCACGACCTCCTACGGTTCGCCGACCTGAACAACGCGGTGATCGCCGTTACCAACCAGGTATCGGCCAAGCCTGACGCGTTCTTCGGGGACCCGACCCGACCTATTGGAGGCCACATCGTCGGACATGCTGCCACCTACCGTCTGTACCTGAGGAAGAGCAAGGGAGGTAAGCGCATAGCAAGGTTAATTGACTCCCCTAACCTTCCCGAGGCCGAGGCGGTCATAAGCGTTGGCGAAGAGGGCGTCAGAGACTGA